Proteins encoded in a region of the Streptomyces sp. NBC_00513 genome:
- a CDS encoding LuxR family transcriptional regulator: MERTRTAPDPARRTRPTAPARPAAPVGRDTEAGLLRGLLEELREGRPALVEVHGPPGIGRSSLLDHAAALAPAAGVRVAAARATAEEAGLPYGVAAQLHARLLPALTPDSPAVPPAGAARPGDGQAGGAWTCRPADLCAVFLEAARSGPLLLLVDDVQWADPQSLRWLQALARRLAGAPLMLLTARNTAVPAGAHDRIEPCTLAGEDAVARHLLTLGPLPDRAVGEVLAGTWHTPVDEAFRTAALQHLEGSPALLRSVVGRFLRHGWTPDADHLGRLADSAAEAVRERTVRTVALLPEELLGVLRAVAVAGPDCTPGLIDALAGPRTLGTARVLALLSGAGLLAPGPRPGLRSPAAARAVLADLGSEHREELHARAAEWAHRAALPDRTLARLLPDARRIGAPWAVEALQREAADCRAAGRSARAARLLERALREPVSPALRARLLTDLSAAVLPTEPEVASRHLYRALHPTGDGSWPSPGAGADDGTGPARLRAAELLVARGDVVTPRSRIARAAADARPGTAEHSGLRALHWITEYSRPDPADETDAPLPEPGPPTPERSAEAAVAAWRTAQRGRDITRARSLARAALAPPAREHVPLTVRAAAAHALVLTGDTVEARRALDEILVRAGHRDAPAVAGLALLVTCLAELRAGRDEAAARALERCEELMPSRCWHPLMAPGPLALRALLHLRRGERSAAERVLATELPPGAEGGLSWAYLLYARGRVRLAGGQREAAFADLLECGRQLLARQASNPALLPWRSAAARTREPGDPVAVALVAEERRRALLWGSPTAMAAALGEGPGPARPGSPGPGRPASWQYRQALVALGTAPYSGHLTVDSLLGSDRGAGARRPAPGGPLAPNPSTSGPASASVPGPAHVPASVPASAPAAPRVPEPRTPSARPPAAGPLTRAERRVAALAASGRANRAIAEELAVTPRTVELHLTKAYRKLGIRGRPQLPAALERTPRESA; this comes from the coding sequence ATGGAGCGGACGAGGACAGCGCCGGACCCGGCCCGCCGGACCCGGCCCACCGCCCCCGCGCGGCCGGCGGCGCCCGTCGGACGGGACACGGAGGCCGGGCTGCTGCGCGGCCTGCTGGAGGAGCTGCGGGAGGGACGGCCAGCCCTCGTCGAGGTGCACGGCCCGCCCGGCATCGGACGCAGCTCCCTCCTGGACCACGCCGCCGCCCTCGCCCCGGCGGCGGGGGTACGGGTCGCGGCCGCCCGGGCGACGGCGGAGGAGGCCGGCCTGCCCTACGGCGTCGCCGCGCAGCTCCACGCGCGGCTCCTCCCCGCACTCACCCCGGACAGCCCCGCCGTGCCGCCCGCCGGCGCCGCCCGTCCCGGCGACGGGCAGGCCGGAGGAGCCTGGACGTGCCGCCCCGCGGACCTGTGCGCCGTCTTCCTGGAGGCCGCCCGCAGCGGGCCCCTGCTGCTCCTCGTCGACGACGTCCAGTGGGCCGACCCGCAGTCCCTGCGCTGGCTCCAGGCCCTGGCCCGCAGGCTCGCCGGGGCGCCCCTCATGCTCCTCACCGCCCGCAACACCGCGGTACCGGCCGGCGCGCACGACCGCATCGAACCCTGCACCCTGGCCGGCGAGGACGCCGTGGCCCGGCACCTCCTGACCCTGGGCCCCCTGCCGGACCGGGCCGTCGGCGAGGTACTCGCCGGGACCTGGCACACCCCGGTGGACGAAGCCTTCCGCACCGCCGCCCTCCAGCACCTCGAAGGCAGCCCGGCCCTCCTGCGCTCGGTCGTCGGACGGTTCCTCCGGCACGGCTGGACCCCCGACGCCGACCACCTCGGCCGGCTCGCCGACAGCGCGGCCGAAGCCGTACGGGAACGCACCGTACGGACCGTCGCCCTGCTCCCCGAGGAACTCCTCGGCGTGCTGCGCGCCGTAGCCGTCGCCGGACCCGACTGCACCCCCGGCCTGATCGACGCCCTCGCCGGACCGCGCACCCTGGGGACCGCCCGGGTCCTGGCCCTGCTGTCCGGGGCCGGCCTGCTCGCCCCGGGACCCCGGCCTGGCCTGCGGAGCCCCGCCGCCGCCCGCGCTGTCCTCGCCGACCTCGGCAGCGAACACCGCGAGGAACTCCACGCCCGGGCCGCCGAATGGGCCCACCGGGCCGCCCTCCCCGACCGGACGCTCGCCCGGCTGCTGCCGGACGCCCGCCGGATCGGCGCCCCCTGGGCCGTGGAAGCCCTGCAGCGCGAGGCCGCCGACTGCCGGGCCGCCGGCCGGTCCGCCCGCGCCGCCCGGCTGCTCGAACGGGCCCTGCGCGAACCGGTGTCCCCCGCCCTGCGGGCCCGGCTGCTCACCGACCTCAGCGCCGCCGTCCTGCCCACCGAACCCGAGGTCGCCAGCCGTCACCTGTACCGCGCCCTGCACCCCACCGGCGACGGCTCCTGGCCCTCACCCGGCGCCGGAGCCGACGACGGGACGGGCCCCGCCCGGCTGCGCGCCGCGGAACTCCTCGTGGCCCGCGGCGACGTCGTCACCCCCCGCTCCCGCATCGCCCGGGCCGCCGCCGACGCCCGCCCGGGCACCGCCGAGCACTCCGGCCTGCGCGCCCTGCACTGGATAACCGAGTACAGCCGGCCCGACCCGGCCGACGAGACCGACGCACCCCTGCCCGAACCCGGCCCGCCGACACCGGAACGCTCCGCCGAGGCGGCCGTCGCCGCCTGGCGCACCGCGCAGCGCGGCCGCGACATCACCCGGGCCCGGTCCCTCGCCCGGGCGGCGCTGGCCCCGCCGGCCCGCGAGCACGTCCCGCTCACCGTCCGGGCGGCGGCCGCACACGCCCTCGTCCTCACCGGGGACACCGTCGAGGCGCGCCGGGCGCTCGACGAGATCCTCGTACGCGCCGGCCACCGCGACGCCCCCGCCGTCGCCGGCCTCGCCCTGCTCGTCACCTGCCTCGCCGAACTGCGGGCCGGCCGGGACGAGGCCGCCGCGCGGGCCCTGGAGCGGTGCGAGGAGCTCATGCCGAGCCGCTGCTGGCATCCGCTGATGGCACCGGGACCCCTCGCCCTGCGGGCCCTGCTGCACCTGCGGCGGGGCGAGCGGAGCGCGGCCGAACGGGTCCTCGCGACCGAGCTGCCGCCCGGCGCCGAGGGCGGGCTGTCCTGGGCGTACCTGCTGTATGCCCGCGGCCGGGTCCGGCTCGCGGGCGGACAGCGCGAGGCGGCTTTCGCCGACCTGCTGGAGTGCGGGCGCCAGCTGCTCGCCCGGCAGGCCTCCAACCCGGCCCTGCTGCCGTGGCGTTCGGCCGCCGCGCGGACCCGCGAGCCCGGGGACCCGGTGGCCGTGGCCCTGGTCGCCGAGGAGCGCCGGCGCGCCCTGCTGTGGGGATCGCCCACCGCCATGGCGGCGGCCCTGGGGGAGGGGCCCGGGCCCGCGCGCCCGGGATCCCCGGGCCCCGGCCGGCCGGCCAGCTGGCAGTACCGGCAGGCGCTGGTCGCCCTCGGCACGGCCCCGTACTCCGGCCACCTCACCGTCGACTCCCTCCTCGGCAGCGACCGGGGGGCGGGTGCGCGGCGGCCCGCTCCCGGCGGGCCCCTGGCGCCGAACCCGTCGACGTCCGGGCCCGCATCCGCATCCGTACCCGGGCCCGCACACGTACCCGCATCCGTACCCGCATCCGCACCAGCCGCCCCACGCGTACCCGAGCCCCGAACCCCGTCCGCGCGGCCGCCCGCCGCGGGCCCGCTGACCCGCGCCGAGCGGCGCGTCGCGGCCCTCGCCGCCTCGGGCCGGGCCAACCGGGCCATCGCCGAGGAACTCGCCGTCACCCCCAGAACGGTGGAGCTCCACCTGACCAAGGCCTACCGGAAGCTCGGCATCCGAGGCCGGCCCCAGCTGCCCGCTGCGCTGGAACGGACACCGAGGGAGTCCGCATGA
- a CDS encoding ferredoxin yields MTRGPLKVEVSPDLCCGAGMCALLAPEVFDQSDEGVVLLLDARPPAAVCAAVREAADQCPCTAITLHETPEAG; encoded by the coding sequence GTGACCCGCGGCCCCCTGAAGGTCGAGGTCAGCCCGGACCTGTGCTGCGGCGCCGGCATGTGCGCCCTGCTCGCCCCCGAGGTCTTCGACCAGAGCGACGAAGGGGTCGTACTGCTCCTCGACGCCCGTCCGCCCGCCGCTGTGTGCGCCGCTGTCCGCGAGGCCGCCGACCAGTGCCCCTGCACGGCGATCACCCTGCACGAGACCCCCGAGGCCGGCTGA
- a CDS encoding GMC oxidoreductase — MLGLTALGAAALAGSTTIGAPRALAADRSGSPAFVPAVVIGTGYGAAVTALRLAEAGVRTVMLEMGQLWNQQGPDGNVFSGMLKPDKRSSWFKTRTEAPLGSFLWLDLANRDIDPYAGVLDRVNYDQMSVYVGRGVGGGSLVNGGMAVAPKRSYFEEVLPRVDSAAMYDRYFPRANSMLRVNHIDNGWFESTDWYKFARVSRDQAQKAGLGTVHVPNVYDFDYMRREAAGEVPKSALAAEVIYGNNHGKQSLDKTYLAAALGTGKVTIETLHQARTIRQQKDGTYLLTVEHKDADGKLLATKEVSCRHLFLGAGSLGSTELLLRARETGTLPDLSSEIGAGWGPNGNVMTARANHVWNPTGASQSSIPALGIDDWDNPEAPVFAEIAPMPAGLETWVSLYLAITKNPERGTFVYDAANDRANLRWTRDQNTPAVNAAKSLFDRVNRANFTMYRYDLFGKQVKAFSDDFSYHPLGGCVLGKATDDYGRVSGYKNLYVTDGSLIPGSIGVNPFVTITALAERNIERVIQQDITAS; from the coding sequence ATGCTCGGACTCACGGCCCTCGGCGCCGCCGCCCTGGCGGGCAGCACCACCATCGGCGCCCCCCGCGCCCTGGCCGCCGACCGCTCCGGCAGCCCGGCGTTCGTCCCCGCCGTCGTCATCGGGACGGGCTACGGCGCCGCCGTCACCGCCTTACGCCTCGCCGAGGCCGGCGTGCGCACCGTCATGCTCGAAATGGGCCAGCTGTGGAACCAGCAGGGCCCCGACGGCAACGTCTTCTCGGGCATGCTCAAGCCCGACAAGCGCTCCAGCTGGTTCAAGACCCGCACCGAGGCCCCCCTCGGCAGCTTCCTCTGGCTCGACCTCGCCAACCGCGACATCGACCCGTACGCGGGCGTCCTGGACCGGGTCAACTACGACCAGATGTCCGTGTACGTGGGCCGCGGCGTCGGCGGCGGCTCCCTCGTCAACGGCGGCATGGCGGTGGCCCCCAAGCGCTCGTACTTCGAGGAGGTGCTCCCGCGCGTCGACTCCGCCGCGATGTACGACCGCTACTTCCCGCGCGCCAACTCCATGCTCCGCGTCAACCACATCGACAACGGCTGGTTCGAGAGCACCGACTGGTACAAGTTCGCCCGCGTCTCCCGCGACCAGGCCCAGAAGGCCGGCCTGGGCACCGTGCACGTCCCCAACGTCTACGACTTCGACTACATGCGGCGCGAAGCGGCCGGCGAGGTCCCCAAGTCGGCGCTGGCCGCCGAGGTCATCTACGGCAACAACCACGGCAAGCAGAGCCTGGACAAGACCTACCTGGCCGCCGCCCTGGGCACCGGCAAGGTCACCATCGAGACCCTCCACCAGGCCAGGACCATCCGCCAGCAGAAGGACGGGACCTACCTGCTGACCGTCGAGCACAAGGACGCCGACGGCAAGCTGCTCGCCACCAAGGAGGTCTCCTGCCGCCACCTCTTCCTCGGGGCCGGCAGCCTCGGCTCCACCGAACTGCTGCTGCGCGCCCGGGAGACCGGCACCCTGCCCGACCTCAGCTCCGAGATCGGCGCGGGCTGGGGCCCGAACGGCAACGTCATGACGGCCCGCGCCAACCACGTGTGGAACCCCACCGGCGCCAGCCAGTCCTCCATCCCCGCGCTGGGCATCGACGACTGGGACAACCCCGAGGCCCCCGTCTTCGCCGAGATCGCCCCCATGCCGGCCGGCCTGGAGACCTGGGTCAGCCTCTACCTGGCGATCACCAAGAACCCCGAGCGCGGCACCTTCGTCTACGACGCCGCCAACGACCGGGCGAACCTGCGCTGGACCCGCGACCAGAACACCCCCGCCGTCAACGCCGCGAAGTCGCTGTTCGACCGGGTGAACCGGGCGAACTTCACGATGTACCGCTACGACCTCTTCGGCAAGCAGGTCAAGGCCTTCTCCGACGACTTCTCCTACCACCCGCTCGGCGGCTGCGTCCTGGGCAAGGCGACCGACGACTACGGCCGGGTGTCCGGTTACAAGAATCTCTACGTGACGGACGGCTCCCTCATTCCCGGCTCCATCGGCGTGAATCCGTTCGTCACCATCACCGCACTCGCCGAGCGCAATATCGAACGCGTCATCCAGCAGGACATCACCGCGTCGTAA
- a CDS encoding AAA family ATPase, whose product MRPLLHRQKELDLITGAMDAARHGPAGGSVVIVTGGLGTGKTALLRALPALAERRGMRVVTASGAVFERDFGFGVLDQLLTPVLPGTAVALPGDSTSPSAGSEQDAALLALLAERSARTPLLMLVDDLQWADLPSLRWLARLAAQVARLRVTLVVTLREGDPGEDGPQLHQLTRHAARVLRLQPLPPEGTADLVAALTGRRVDPACAQACHEVTGGHPLLLTALLDALAGAGEGAVDDVRAIRAARPVALHERFTVVLRDQPMPVREFAAALAVLGDGADEELAGRLAGLDDTGRTEAARVLRRLGLLAEGRVPRFVHPVVGDAVEEAMTPAEAESIRVHAALLLHLGGHPAERAATQLLAASSTCHEDWQLDVLRSAAGAARRRSAPDTAARYLRRALLGTSPEGPDRAELLVELATVERDVAPRVALRHFAQALALFPDADQRARVAGRIPPFLLDGCPPATLDTVVRTAAELGGAAELTGTARRHALRLEARLRHAAPGDPADCGARLRSLGPHPCLDTAADRELVTVLLHGAATAQTITAAEAVPLAERLLQHEPAAAGHAHTAMPLLTDVLVASDSLGTLGPWLRTAHDRARREKADVPRAVIAVELTRLALARGDLTRARAYAAEALALDITDWATLQTLAALVLTALEARDTALGGQLLSGAREEAAPGHRPSLRRLLHGSAAALREDLPTALDCVLDWGHTAERAHWRNPGMAPWRSWAAALSYRTGRPDRAHALMDEEYARALSWGSPVPLGRAQRGKGALTEGAGGIRLLRESADTLEGTANALERARTSLLLGRRLLAAGQEAEAEHRLTRAREEGLACGAPWLAERAGLALHGIAGSHRADVVAALTRTERRVAGLAARGASNKAIAERLEVSSRAVEKHLTRAYRKLRIEGRTGLAAMARLLSEEPGAVCP is encoded by the coding sequence ATGAGGCCCCTGCTGCACCGGCAGAAGGAACTCGACCTGATCACCGGGGCCATGGACGCCGCGCGCCACGGCCCCGCCGGCGGCTCGGTGGTGATCGTCACCGGCGGCCTGGGCACGGGCAAGACCGCCCTGCTGCGCGCCCTGCCGGCGCTCGCCGAACGCCGCGGCATGCGCGTCGTCACCGCCAGCGGAGCCGTGTTCGAACGCGACTTCGGCTTCGGGGTGCTCGACCAGCTGCTGACCCCCGTCCTGCCCGGCACCGCCGTCGCACTGCCCGGCGACAGCACCAGCCCCTCGGCGGGCTCCGAGCAGGACGCCGCCCTCCTCGCGCTGCTGGCCGAACGCAGCGCCCGCACACCGCTGCTCATGCTGGTCGACGACCTCCAGTGGGCCGACCTCCCCTCCCTGCGCTGGCTCGCCCGGCTGGCCGCACAGGTGGCGCGGCTGCGCGTCACCCTCGTCGTCACGCTCCGAGAAGGCGACCCCGGGGAGGACGGACCACAGCTCCACCAACTCACCCGACACGCCGCCCGCGTCCTGCGGTTGCAACCCCTGCCCCCCGAGGGCACCGCGGACCTGGTCGCCGCCCTGACCGGGCGCCGCGTCGACCCGGCCTGCGCGCAGGCCTGCCACGAGGTCACCGGGGGCCATCCGCTGCTGCTCACCGCGCTCCTCGACGCCCTGGCCGGTGCCGGAGAAGGGGCCGTGGACGACGTCCGGGCCATCCGCGCGGCCCGGCCCGTCGCCCTGCACGAACGGTTCACGGTCGTCCTGCGCGACCAGCCCATGCCGGTACGGGAGTTCGCCGCCGCCCTCGCGGTCCTCGGCGACGGCGCGGACGAGGAACTGGCGGGCCGGCTCGCCGGACTCGACGACACCGGCCGGACCGAAGCCGCCCGGGTGCTGCGCCGGCTGGGCCTGCTCGCCGAAGGCCGCGTACCCCGCTTCGTCCACCCGGTGGTGGGCGACGCCGTCGAGGAGGCGATGACACCCGCCGAGGCCGAGAGCATCCGCGTGCACGCCGCCCTGCTGCTCCACCTGGGAGGCCACCCGGCGGAGCGGGCCGCCACCCAGCTGCTCGCCGCCTCTTCCACCTGCCACGAGGACTGGCAGCTCGACGTCCTGCGGTCCGCGGCGGGCGCGGCCCGGCGGCGCTCCGCCCCGGACACCGCCGCCCGCTACCTGCGCCGCGCCCTGCTCGGCACCTCGCCCGAAGGACCGGACCGGGCCGAGCTGCTGGTGGAACTGGCCACCGTCGAGCGGGACGTCGCGCCCCGCGTGGCCCTACGGCACTTCGCCCAGGCCCTGGCCCTCTTCCCGGACGCGGACCAGCGCGCCCGGGTGGCGGGCCGGATCCCGCCGTTCCTCCTCGACGGCTGCCCGCCCGCCACCCTCGACACCGTCGTCAGGACCGCCGCGGAACTGGGCGGGGCCGCGGAACTCACCGGCACCGCCCGCCGGCACGCCCTGCGGCTGGAGGCACGGCTGCGGCACGCCGCACCGGGCGACCCGGCCGACTGCGGCGCCCGCCTGCGCTCCCTCGGCCCCCACCCCTGCCTGGACACCGCGGCCGACCGCGAGCTGGTCACCGTACTGCTGCACGGCGCCGCCACGGCCCAAACCATCACCGCCGCAGAGGCCGTACCGCTCGCCGAGCGGCTGCTCCAGCACGAACCCGCCGCCGCCGGCCACGCGCACACGGCGATGCCGCTGCTGACCGACGTCCTCGTCGCCTCCGACTCCCTCGGCACCCTCGGCCCGTGGCTGCGCACCGCCCACGACCGGGCCCGCCGGGAGAAAGCCGACGTGCCGCGCGCCGTCATCGCCGTCGAACTCACCCGGCTCGCCCTGGCCCGCGGCGACCTGACACGGGCGAGGGCGTACGCGGCGGAGGCGCTCGCCCTGGACATCACCGACTGGGCCACGCTCCAGACCTTGGCCGCCCTCGTCCTGACCGCCCTGGAGGCCCGGGACACCGCCCTGGGCGGACAACTGCTGTCCGGCGCCCGGGAGGAAGCCGCCCCGGGCCACCGGCCCTCCCTGCGGCGCCTGCTGCACGGTTCGGCCGCCGCACTGCGCGAGGACCTGCCGACCGCCCTGGACTGCGTCCTGGACTGGGGTCACACCGCCGAGCGGGCCCACTGGCGCAACCCCGGCATGGCGCCCTGGCGTTCGTGGGCGGCGGCGCTGTCGTACCGGACGGGCAGGCCCGACCGGGCCCACGCCCTGATGGACGAGGAGTACGCCCGCGCCCTGAGCTGGGGCAGCCCGGTGCCCCTCGGACGGGCCCAGCGGGGCAAGGGCGCCCTCACCGAAGGCGCGGGCGGCATCCGGCTGCTCAGGGAGTCCGCGGACACCCTGGAAGGGACGGCCAACGCCCTCGAACGGGCCCGCACCTCGCTCCTCCTCGGCCGGCGCCTGCTCGCCGCCGGGCAGGAGGCCGAGGCCGAGCACCGGCTGACCCGCGCCCGGGAGGAAGGCCTCGCCTGCGGCGCGCCCTGGCTGGCCGAACGGGCCGGGCTGGCCCTGCACGGCATCGCCGGATCCCACCGCGCGGACGTGGTGGCCGCGCTGACCCGCACGGAGCGCCGGGTCGCCGGCCTCGCCGCCCGCGGCGCCTCCAACAAGGCCATCGCCGAGCGGCTGGAGGTGAGTTCGCGAGCCGTCGAGAAACACCTCACCCGCGCCTACCGCAAGCTGCGCATCGAGGGCCGTACCGGTCTCGCCGCGATGGCCCGGCTGCTCTCCGAGGAGCCCGGCGCCGTGTGCCCGTAG
- a CDS encoding cytochrome P450: MEFADGHLGWLVTGHSAARAVLADNRFSARGELKHPPVPRAATLDEAPAAPPGMFIQHDDPEHQRYRKLLVGQFTVRRMRMLTEWIEGITAERLDAMERLGSEADLFEHFALPIPSLVICELLGVPYADRAGFQHDTHVWSSFGESTEVVTAAFLSLGTYLQGLVRLKRAEPADDILSGLITADPDLTDEELTSIAFLLLVAGHETTANQLALGTFALLRHPEQLAALRADPSLIEGAVEESLRYLSIVHHGPTRAALEDVEIDGVLIRKGEVVMVSLAAANRDPERFEDPETFDVTRRAAGHLGFGHGIHQCLGQQLARIELRVGFTALLERFPGLRLACPPEEIELRHDMQVYGVYALPVAW, encoded by the coding sequence ATGGAATTCGCCGACGGACATCTCGGATGGCTCGTCACCGGACATTCCGCCGCCCGGGCCGTCCTCGCCGACAACCGGTTCAGCGCCCGCGGCGAACTCAAGCACCCGCCGGTACCGCGCGCCGCCACTTTGGACGAGGCCCCGGCCGCACCGCCCGGCATGTTCATCCAGCACGACGACCCCGAGCACCAGCGGTACCGCAAGCTCCTCGTCGGACAGTTCACCGTCCGCCGTATGCGGATGCTCACCGAATGGATCGAGGGGATCACCGCGGAGCGCCTCGACGCCATGGAACGCCTCGGGTCCGAGGCCGACCTCTTCGAGCACTTCGCGCTGCCCATCCCGTCCCTGGTCATCTGCGAACTGCTCGGCGTGCCCTACGCCGACCGCGCCGGCTTCCAGCACGACACCCACGTCTGGAGCAGCTTCGGCGAGTCCACCGAGGTCGTCACGGCGGCCTTCCTGTCCCTGGGGACCTACCTCCAGGGCCTGGTCCGCCTCAAGCGCGCCGAGCCCGCCGACGACATCCTCAGCGGCCTGATCACCGCCGACCCGGACCTCACCGACGAGGAACTCACCTCGATCGCCTTCCTCCTGCTGGTCGCCGGACACGAGACCACCGCGAACCAGCTCGCCCTCGGCACCTTCGCCCTGCTGCGCCACCCCGAACAGCTCGCCGCGCTGCGCGCCGACCCCTCCTTGATCGAGGGCGCCGTCGAGGAGAGCCTGCGCTACCTCAGCATCGTCCACCACGGCCCCACCCGGGCCGCGCTGGAGGACGTCGAGATCGACGGGGTCCTCATCAGGAAGGGCGAGGTTGTGATGGTCTCCCTCGCCGCGGCCAACCGCGACCCCGAGCGCTTCGAGGACCCCGAGACCTTCGACGTCACCCGGCGCGCCGCCGGACACCTCGGCTTCGGACACGGCATCCACCAGTGCCTCGGCCAGCAGCTGGCCCGCATCGAGCTGCGCGTCGGCTTCACCGCCCTGCTGGAGCGCTTCCCGGGCCTGCGGCTGGCCTGCCCGCCCGAGGAGATCGAGCTGCGCCACGACATGCAGGTCTACGGCGTGTACGCGCTGCCCGTCGCCTGGTGA